A portion of the Cygnus olor isolate bCygOlo1 chromosome 15, bCygOlo1.pri.v2, whole genome shotgun sequence genome contains these proteins:
- the ATF7IP2 gene encoding activating transcription factor 7-interacting protein 2 isoform X4, protein MEPPHRRGAGSDQGPQPQPRGQPWPACSAPDEGRGSADSGELRPGLRGAAARAAQDPRANIQRKRRKLSKLERRINAVIIFQEEALSNIAVHQIMLPSADYQNGILNHLGHSAFFPNIINTQESSSNTFLLSSHTDFTSASVSEYKSYDEVRLISVERRNSATTNNSVIVHYQIPTQEEMTGKVQSEVKGGKLKVMGIIQEESHNCSKDFQAVSTSTSTAKDPSFSRAC, encoded by the exons ATGGAGCCGCCGCATCGGCGGGGCGCCGGCAGCGACCAGGgcccgcagccccagccccggggccagcCTTGGCCCGCCTGCTCGGCTCCGGATGAGGGCCGGGGCTCTGCGGACAGCGGCGAGCTGAGGCCTGGGCTGAGAGGAGCGGCAGCAAGAGCTGCGCAGGACCCGCGAG cgAACATTCAGAGGAAGAGG aGGAAACTATCAAAACTTGAGAGACGTATTAATGCTGTGATAATATTTCAGGAGGAAGCATTGTCAAACATAGCTGTTCATCAG ATAATGCTTCCAAGTGCAGACTATCAAAATGGGATACTAAACCATCTTGGAcactctgctttctttcctaaTATCATAAATACACAAGAAAGTTcctcaaatacatttttgctgtCGTCTCATACTGATTTCACTTCAGCAAGTGTTTCAGAATATAAAAG ttATGATGAAGTCAGACTGATCTCTGTGGAAAGACGAAACTCAGCAACTACAAATAATTCAG TGATTGTACATTACCAAATACCCACACAAGaagaaatgacaggaaaagtTCAG AGTGAAGTGAAGGGAGGAAAACTCAAAGTGATGGGTATAATTCAAGAAGAAAGCCACAACTGTAgcaaag ACTTTCAAGCAGTTTCCACATCTACCTCCACTGCCAAGGATCCCTCCTTCTCCAGAGCTTGCTGA
- the ATF7IP2 gene encoding activating transcription factor 7-interacting protein 2 isoform X3, which yields MKTSSEITQKNVCTVSKKEEKLLEKIRLIIYERMDILNNDFFNQKLESLNRRLLQVQCKKNHGEIAMTFLRKLSKLERRINAVIIFQEEALSNIAVHQIMLPSADYQNGILNHLGHSAFFPNIINTQESSSNTFLLSSHTDFTSASVSEYKSYDEVRLISVERRNSATTNNSVIVHYQIPTQEEMTGKVQSEVKGGKLKVMGIIQEESHNCSKDFQAVSTSTSTAKDPSFSRAC from the exons ATGAAAACTTCTAGTgaaatcacacaaaaaaatgtttgtacagtgtcaaaaaaagaagaaaaacttttagaAAAG atCAGACTTATAATTTATGAACGGatggatattttaaataatgacttCTTTAATCAAAAACTAGAAAGTTTAAATAGAAGACTTTTACAAGTGCAGTGCAAAAAAAACCATGGAGAAATAGCTATGACGTTCCTA aGGAAACTATCAAAACTTGAGAGACGTATTAATGCTGTGATAATATTTCAGGAGGAAGCATTGTCAAACATAGCTGTTCATCAG ATAATGCTTCCAAGTGCAGACTATCAAAATGGGATACTAAACCATCTTGGAcactctgctttctttcctaaTATCATAAATACACAAGAAAGTTcctcaaatacatttttgctgtCGTCTCATACTGATTTCACTTCAGCAAGTGTTTCAGAATATAAAAG ttATGATGAAGTCAGACTGATCTCTGTGGAAAGACGAAACTCAGCAACTACAAATAATTCAG TGATTGTACATTACCAAATACCCACACAAGaagaaatgacaggaaaagtTCAG AGTGAAGTGAAGGGAGGAAAACTCAAAGTGATGGGTATAATTCAAGAAGAAAGCCACAACTGTAgcaaag ACTTTCAAGCAGTTTCCACATCTACCTCCACTGCCAAGGATCCCTCCTTCTCCAGAGCTTGCTGA
- the ATF7IP2 gene encoding activating transcription factor 7-interacting protein 2 isoform X1 yields MEPPHRRGAGSDQGPQPQPRGQPWPACSAPDEGRGSADSGELRPGLRGAAARAAQDPRANIQRKRVSSVSKENTLCKYMKTSSEITQKNVCTVSKKEEKLLEKIRLIIYERMDILNNDFFNQKLESLNRRLLQVQCKKNHGEIAMTFLRKLSKLERRINAVIIFQEEALSNIAVHQIMLPSADYQNGILNHLGHSAFFPNIINTQESSSNTFLLSSHTDFTSASVSEYKSYDEVRLISVERRNSATTNNSVIVHYQIPTQEEMTGKVQSEVKGGKLKVMGIIQEESHNCSKDFQAVSTSTSTAKDPSFSRAC; encoded by the exons ATGGAGCCGCCGCATCGGCGGGGCGCCGGCAGCGACCAGGgcccgcagccccagccccggggccagcCTTGGCCCGCCTGCTCGGCTCCGGATGAGGGCCGGGGCTCTGCGGACAGCGGCGAGCTGAGGCCTGGGCTGAGAGGAGCGGCAGCAAGAGCTGCGCAGGACCCGCGAG cgAACATTCAGAGGAAGAGGGTAAGCTCCGTAAGCAAGGAAAATACCCTCTGTAAATACATGAAAACTTCTAGTgaaatcacacaaaaaaatgtttgtacagtgtcaaaaaaagaagaaaaacttttagaAAAG atCAGACTTATAATTTATGAACGGatggatattttaaataatgacttCTTTAATCAAAAACTAGAAAGTTTAAATAGAAGACTTTTACAAGTGCAGTGCAAAAAAAACCATGGAGAAATAGCTATGACGTTCCTA aGGAAACTATCAAAACTTGAGAGACGTATTAATGCTGTGATAATATTTCAGGAGGAAGCATTGTCAAACATAGCTGTTCATCAG ATAATGCTTCCAAGTGCAGACTATCAAAATGGGATACTAAACCATCTTGGAcactctgctttctttcctaaTATCATAAATACACAAGAAAGTTcctcaaatacatttttgctgtCGTCTCATACTGATTTCACTTCAGCAAGTGTTTCAGAATATAAAAG ttATGATGAAGTCAGACTGATCTCTGTGGAAAGACGAAACTCAGCAACTACAAATAATTCAG TGATTGTACATTACCAAATACCCACACAAGaagaaatgacaggaaaagtTCAG AGTGAAGTGAAGGGAGGAAAACTCAAAGTGATGGGTATAATTCAAGAAGAAAGCCACAACTGTAgcaaag ACTTTCAAGCAGTTTCCACATCTACCTCCACTGCCAAGGATCCCTCCTTCTCCAGAGCTTGCTGA
- the ATF7IP2 gene encoding activating transcription factor 7-interacting protein 2 isoform X2 gives MEPPHRRGAGSDQGPQPQPRGQPWPACSAPDEGRGSADSGELRPGLRGAAARAAQDPRANIQRKRVSSVSKENTLCKYMKTSSEITQKNVCTVSKKEEKLLEKRKLSKLERRINAVIIFQEEALSNIAVHQIMLPSADYQNGILNHLGHSAFFPNIINTQESSSNTFLLSSHTDFTSASVSEYKSYDEVRLISVERRNSATTNNSVIVHYQIPTQEEMTGKVQSEVKGGKLKVMGIIQEESHNCSKDFQAVSTSTSTAKDPSFSRAC, from the exons ATGGAGCCGCCGCATCGGCGGGGCGCCGGCAGCGACCAGGgcccgcagccccagccccggggccagcCTTGGCCCGCCTGCTCGGCTCCGGATGAGGGCCGGGGCTCTGCGGACAGCGGCGAGCTGAGGCCTGGGCTGAGAGGAGCGGCAGCAAGAGCTGCGCAGGACCCGCGAG cgAACATTCAGAGGAAGAGGGTAAGCTCCGTAAGCAAGGAAAATACCCTCTGTAAATACATGAAAACTTCTAGTgaaatcacacaaaaaaatgtttgtacagtgtcaaaaaaagaagaaaaacttttagaAAAG aGGAAACTATCAAAACTTGAGAGACGTATTAATGCTGTGATAATATTTCAGGAGGAAGCATTGTCAAACATAGCTGTTCATCAG ATAATGCTTCCAAGTGCAGACTATCAAAATGGGATACTAAACCATCTTGGAcactctgctttctttcctaaTATCATAAATACACAAGAAAGTTcctcaaatacatttttgctgtCGTCTCATACTGATTTCACTTCAGCAAGTGTTTCAGAATATAAAAG ttATGATGAAGTCAGACTGATCTCTGTGGAAAGACGAAACTCAGCAACTACAAATAATTCAG TGATTGTACATTACCAAATACCCACACAAGaagaaatgacaggaaaagtTCAG AGTGAAGTGAAGGGAGGAAAACTCAAAGTGATGGGTATAATTCAAGAAGAAAGCCACAACTGTAgcaaag ACTTTCAAGCAGTTTCCACATCTACCTCCACTGCCAAGGATCCCTCCTTCTCCAGAGCTTGCTGA